A window from Vigna angularis cultivar LongXiaoDou No.4 chromosome 7, ASM1680809v1, whole genome shotgun sequence encodes these proteins:
- the LOC108341882 gene encoding precursor of CEP5, which produces MANLKHVFMITCVLLCLVYLNGIASAEARALKKEHVMGMAAVEDNINLLWRRRMIENVATATKATLDSPNNAGRDDKWIDDFRPTDPGHSPGAGHSSPTPKQASNNGATRP; this is translated from the coding sequence ATGGCCAATTTGAAGCACGTGTTCATGATCACTTGCGTTCTTCTATGCTTGGTTTATCTCAATGGAATTGCTTCAGCTGAGGCGAGGGCACTGAAAAAGGAGCACGTGATGGGAATGGCTGCAGTGGAAGACAACATTAATCTCCTGTGGCGGCGCCGCATGATTGAAAACGTCGCAACAGCAACAAAAGCAACGTTAGATTCTCCGAATAATGCTGGTCGTGATGACAAATGGATCGATGATTTCCGACCAACGGATCCTGGTCACAGCCCTGGTGCTGGTCATTCTTCCCCTACACCAAAGCAAGCTTCTAACAATGGTGCCACAAGGCCATAG
- the LOC108346538 gene encoding polyadenylate-binding protein RBP47C codes for MQQSNGSDSSLQSQSAEQNVPLQPAGSPAVARPQQWLPMQYPAAMVMPHHMLPPQHYAPPPYMPFHHHQYASPHVPHQQHQNGSSENKTVWIGDLHHWMDENYLHRCFASTGEISSIKVIRNKQTGLSEGYGFVEFYSRATAEKVLQNYAGMLMPNTEQAFRLNWASFSTGDKGSDNVPDLSIFVGDLAADVTDSLLHETFASVFPSVKAAKVVFDANTGRSKGYGFVRFGDDSERSQAMTQMNGVYCSSRPMRIGAATPRKSSGHPQGGQSNGTSSQSEADSTNTTIFVGGLDPNVSDEDLRQPFSQYGEIVSVKIPVGKGCGFVQFANRNNAEEALQKLNGTTIGKQTVRLSWGRNPANKQFRMDFGNPWTGAYYGASIYDGYGYALPPRHDPSIYTAAYGAYPLYGAHQQQVS; via the exons ATGCAACAATCGAACGGTTCCGATTCCTCGTTGCAGTCGCAGTCCGCGGAGCAAAATGTTCCGCTGCAGCCGGCAGGGTCTCCGGCGGTGGCGCGGCCGCAGCAGTGGCTCCCGATGCAGTATCCAGCGGCCATGGTAATGCCGCACCACATGTTGCCTCCGCAGCACTACGCGCCGCCGCCGTACATGCCTTTTCATCACCACCAGTACGCGTCGCCGCACGTCCCGCATCAGCAGCATCAGAACGGATCCAGCGAGAACAAAACCGTCTGGATCGGGGATTTGCATCACTGGATGGACGAGAACTATCTCCATCGCTGTTTCGCCTCCACCGGCGAG ATTTCCTCTATCAAGGTCATTCGCAATAAGCAAACTGGCCTATCAGAAGGTTACGGATTTGTGGAGTTCTATTCACGTGCCACTGCCGAAAAAGTTTTGCAAAACTATGCTGGAATGTTGATGCCCAATACAGAGCAAGCATTCCGTCTAAACTGGGCATCATTTAGCACAGGAGACAAGGGTTCAGATAATGTTCCTGACCTTTCTATTTTTGTAGGAGATTTAGCTGCAGATGTTACAGATAGTTTGTTGCATGAAACTTTTGCTAGTGTGTTTCCTTCTGTTAAAGCTGCAAAAGTTGTTTTTGATGCCAATACTGGCCGTTCAAAGGGCTATGGTTTCGTCAGGTTTGGCGATGACAGTGAAAGATCCCAGGCCATGACTCAGATGAATGGTGTTTACTGTTCCAGCAGGCCTATGCGCATTGGTGCTGCAACTCCAAGGAAATCATCTGGCCACCCACAGG GAGGTCAGTCAAATGGCACATCCAGCCAATCTGAAGCAGATTCTACCAACACAACA ATATTTGTTGGAGGACTCGACCCTAATGTTTCAGATGAGGACCTCAGGCAGCCATTCTCCCAGTACGGTGAGATAGTCTCTGTTAAGATACCTGTTGGAAAGGGATGTGGTTTTGTGCAGTTTGCAAACAG AAATAATGCTGAAGAGGCGTTGCAGAAGCTAAACGGGACAACAATTGGAAAGCAGACTGTCCGACTTTCTTGGGGCCGTAATCCAGCAAATAAGCAG TTTAGAATGGATTTCGGCAACCCCTGGACAGGGGCATATTATGGGGCCTCTATTTATGATGGTTATGGATACGCATTGCCTCCTCGTCATGATCCCAGCATATATACTGCTGCGTATGGGGCTTACCCTCTTTATGGTGCCCACCAGCAACAAGTAAGCTGA
- the LOC108346531 gene encoding serine carboxypeptidase 1, with amino-acid sequence MLSRKTVVWLMFLCWWLFGISCEGNKQGEYLYRLIRSKRSDEKGMSSEEASVGRNGGDEDLWKVEEERVLMEGDRVKGLPGEPEGVDFDQYGGYVTVDAKRGRRLFYYFVESPQNASNKPLLLWLNGGPGCSSLGYGAMQELGPFRVNSDGRTLRKNEYAWHNVANVIFLESPAGVGFSYSNTSSDYSNTGDKSTAMDSYTFLVKWLHRFPHYKSRDLFITGESYAGHYVPQLAHTILTNNKLTNLTVINLKGIAIGNGWIDDNICAKGMYDYFWTHALNSDETHEGIERHCDFESGNMTSECNEYQIRGDNEIGVIDIYDIYGPPCDPTATKPDQSSATYSDSNFDPCSDEYTKSYLNLAQVQEALHAKVSEWSPCSGVGWTDSPATILPTINRIISSGIRTWIYSGDTDGRVPITSSRYSVNALKLPVETTWRPWYSGDEVGGYLIGYKGLTLITVRGAGHMVPSYQPKRALTMISFFLRGELPPELNS; translated from the exons ATGTTGTCAAGAAAAACTGTTGTGTGGTTGATGTTTTTGTGTTGGTGGCTGTTTGGCATATCATGCGAGGGGAACAAACAAGGGGAATATCTGTACAGGTTAATTCGATCAAAGAGGAGTGATGAGAAAGGGATGTCATCAGAAGAAGCTTCAGTGGGCAGAAATGGTGGTGATGAAGATTTATGgaaggttgaagaagaaagggtGTTGATGGAAGGTGACAGAGTGAAGGGTTTACCAGGAGAACCAGAAGGTGTAGATTTTGATCAGTATGGTGGCTATGTAACTGTGGATGccaaaagaggaagaagattgTTCTATTACTTTGTAGAGTCACCTCAAAATGCTTCTAACAAGCCCCTCCTTCTATGGCTCAATGGAG GACCTGGTTGCTCTTCCCTTGGATATGGAGCCATGCAAGAATTGGGACCTTTTAGAGTGAACAGTGATGGAAGAACACTTCGTAAAAACGAATATGCATGGCACAATG TGGCAAATGTTATTTTCCTAGAGTCTCCAGCAGGAGTTGGATTTTCATATTCAAACACTTCTTCAGACTACTCAAACACGGGAGACAAGAGCACAGCAATGGACTCTTACACTTTTCTTGTAAAGTGGCTTCACAGATTTCCACACTACAAATCTCGAGACTTGTTCATCACAGGAGAAAGCTATGCTGGACATTATGTCCCTCAGCTAGCTCACACTATTCTCACTAATAATAAGCTTACAAATCTTACAGTCATTAACCTCAAAGGCATTGCG ATTGGGAATGGTTGGATAGATGATAATATATGTGCAAAGGGAATGTATGACTATTTCTGGACACATGCTTTGAACTCAGATGAAACCCATGAAGGAATTGAAAGGCATTGTGACTTTGAGAGTGGGAACATGACAAGTGAATGCAACGAATACCAAATAAGAGGGGATAATGAGATTGGAGTGATTGACATTTATGACATATATGGTCCCCCTTGCGATCCAACTGCAACAAAACCTGATCAAAGTTCTGCCACTTACTCT GACAGCAATTTCGACCCTTGTTCTGACGAATATACTAAATCCTACTTGAATCTGGCTCAAGTACAAGAGGCTCTTCATGCTAAAGTCTCAGAATGGTCTCCTTGCAG TGGAGTGGGATGGACAGACAGCCCAGCAACAATTCTACCCACTATAAATCGGATAATATCAAGTGGCATAAGGACCTGGATATATAG TGGTGATACAGATGGGCGCGTTCCCATAACATCATCTAGGTATTCAGTAAATGCCTTGAAACTTCCAGTGGAGACAACATGGCGTCCCTGGTATTCTGGAGATGAG GTTGGAGGATACTTGATTGGGTACAAAGGACTCACCCTCATCACTGTAAGAGGAGCTGGGCACATGGTTCCAAGTTACCAACCAAAGCGAGCGTTAACCATGATCTCGTTTTTTCTTCGGGGAGAACTTCCTCCCGAATTGAACTCTTAG